The Penicillium digitatum chromosome 6, complete sequence genome has a window encoding:
- a CDS encoding Homocysteine S-methyltransferase, putative — protein sequence MGALSKTLPQLASSKLFITEGGIETSLIYRKNIDIPGFSTLPLLGTEEGRKTILSIYQDYVKIALAHSTGIVLETRTWRGSPAWSSTIGLSVTQIVDLNRIAVRILRDLRHKAETPSTPIVISGALGPLQDAYQDSTGRFTFSQAREHYGAQIRVFAEEGVDMSSIMTVTNLDEATAAVSVAREYNLPILVSFSIETDGRLRGGRTLEDAIREVDRVTDNYTTYFGVNCAHPRHVMIALRVSR from the exons ATGGGTGCTCTATCGAAGACCCTCCCACAATTGGCTTCCTCCAAGCTCTTCATCACGGAAGGCGGAATTGAAACAAGTCTTATCTACAGAAAGAACATCGATATCCCAGGCTTCTCCACTCTTCCCCTGCTCGGTACGGAGGAGGGCAGAAAAACCATTCTCTCCATCTATCAAGACTATGTAAAAATTGCCCTCGCCCACTCAACCGGCATCGTCCTCGAAACTCGAACTTGGCGCGGCTCTCCTGCATGGTCTTCCACAATTGGCCTCTCCGTTACGCAAATTGTCGATCTGAACCGCATAGCAGTGAGGATCCTCCGTGACCTTAGACACAAGGCTGAGACCCCATCCACTCCTATTGTCATCAGTGGGGCTCTTGGGCCTCTTCAAGATGCCTACCAGGATTCCACGGGCAGGTTTACCTTCTCTCAGGCGCGGGAGCATTACGGTGCTCAGATTCGCGTTTTCGCTGAGGAAGGGGTGGATATGTCAAGTATCATGACAGTAACGAATCTGGATGAGGCCACTGCCGCAGTGAGTGTGGCGCGTGAGTATAATCTCCCTATCCTCGTCTCGTTTAGCATTGAGACGGATGGACGGCTGCGAGGAGGGAGAACACTGGAAGATGCGATTCGAGAAGTTGATCGTGTGACGGATAATTATACGACGTATTTTGGAGTGAATTGTGCTCATCCCCGTCATGTAATGATAGCATTGCGGG TGTCACGATGA
- a CDS encoding Oxidase ustYa translates to MAAHDGYESDKEIPLESGRSDSSSTLLPRADPWNYHSRKSSRSLRERQICSYRNWLIGLNALLFLTSIGLWAVGILATKSQECYCDVESWTTKFEEDLQYTSRVTFQPHSYFGGPPSNKTDEMWKRLSPPGDGIVELPIAAAKNLPESLPAPNNPETMLVYGVSVFHQLHCLNFLRFAYYPSSLKDMDEEEVKFHRDHCLDYIRQVLMCHADPTFEPMSDVGINGMGAVHQCRDFDKIFSWAYEHRSNKVRGSGYTGGRLTHTPGDLNNFDEGPHAGHGH, encoded by the exons ATGGCCGCACATGATGGTTATGAGTCAGACAAGGAAATCCCTCTCGAGTCAGGCCGAAGTGATTCGAGCTCAACGCTACTTCCTCGTGCCGACCCTTGGAACTACCACTCCAGAAAATCTTCTCGATCATTACGGGAAAGGCAGATTTGCAGTTATCGGAATTGGCTAATTGGCCTCAATGCTCTTCTGTTTCTCACTTCTATAGGCCTGTGGGCTGTCGGCATATTGGCGACAAAGTCTCAGGAATGTTATTGCGATGTGGAATCGTGGACAACCAAATTCGAGGAAGATT TGCAATATACGAGCCGGGTTACTTTCCAACCTCATTCTTATTTCGGCGGACCGCCGTCAAACAAGACAGATGAGATGTGGAAGCGACTTTCTCCCC CTGGTGATGGTATCGTGGAACTTCCGATTGCAGCTGCAAAGAACCTCCCCGAGTCCCTACCCGCCCCAAACAATCCAGAGACTATGCTGGTCTACGGTGTATCCGTATTTCACCAGCTACACTGCCTG AACTTCCTACGATTTGCATATTACCCCTCATCCTTGAAGGATATGGATGAGGAAGAAGTTAAATTCCACCGCGATCACTGCCTTGACTATATCCGACAAGTTCTCATGTGCCATGCAGACCCCACTTTTGAGCCCATGAGTGACGTGGGAATCAATGGCATGGGAGCTGTTCATCAGTGCCGTGATTTCGATAAGATATTTTCCTGGGCGTATGAGCATCGGTCAAATAAAGTGCGCGGGTCTGGATATACCGGTGGTAGACTCACGCACACACCTGGCGACCTGAATAATTTCGATGAGGGGCCACATGCTGGACATGGCCATTGA
- a CDS encoding reverse transcriptase domain protein — protein MAGPSTPDRPMDARNAEYTRPPDPPSPTNLNTRAGKRMKAPKGQLPPGPLPKGASAITTTVSASAAITERLDAKAREAKLLREVFETFAKTVDTFVASCKDDKRPIAHQISSQVVNFISTTYFASTDGNDFVPIRARSDPETTSKKPTTWAGIAQTPKNPDIESQAKGTHRVAISSKAAPTSARSGSTLTSQQRDDPRILVVLKQEDRLARKEPYAIRKQLESALKGVTPHTDIPKITRTATGWAITPGPLARPSLITEQGLNAIKDALNAHSVKVPQKWYNYAVPGVPPSIQAWDGTLIQTGSVIEDEVFAQTKLKPVSCRASRHGASPTNHNITWVISFLSPVAPFTLFSCSSVARAILKKPQIQHHNPGCQSYCHAARCNRTPRCSNCAAPTNEHNGPSGANCTNPVRCANCHGPRPSGHTDCPVRPSRTAKGTLSFPSRAEVDKFRRYGDRWYRDAHSTPTPPQNDDTSPTAPTSKRKVPRVGEDGFQTVTRPSRKAAFKGNFAWTRARRVRPSVPREVLVFWANVRRQTACHTTALQLAYESACDVVCIQEPYVSAPTKKTGHPAYDCYAPTDEWNSSDPTSFELERPRVLTYVRKNSGLNAQQHRSSQDRDLLWVNVNGFLILNIYRQPTTDKVIDYVTNLAPPQNSLIGGDFNARNEAFEPGVANANRGGEIAQWSSDSGLDFIGEPGVPTHQAGHVLDLTFSNIPYASTVVREDLATGSDHESLVTRIPGRGRVPLEQYNYRVPESKLPKLSSLIGTGIRSLPDPSSIETHDQLDQFAATLTALFQDAIKTAGSLNRTHTFTTPWWTSECQAKRQQWLGVRHTDPDKADTAKRAFLSCVRSSKRAYWRDRIDNIKTDSDLYNIISWHKLGTDLKAPPLLVDGLPVEDTMEKAEALRRAVLGRFSPDDDLPTDPIPITTTSSLPWLQSVTMEENVRLLAKDVQSILAWGEYNKVAFAPEKLEMIHITRHRGDESPSIVVNDRLTIDPVQAKKPGYTPTLRWLGVFFDRKLTWRSHILARAGKARAVAQHIRNLARTTCGPPASSLRKAVITCVIPSLTFGTEAWYGGRNRPAKQASKGTVSARVGWHINVIESTLALAIRGVLPVWRTTPTPSLFRDAGIPSGYATLEEAKLRFALRLNTIHKGHTLVRRIRPPMITRGRGTGTRQPAKTIIQRLGSILPEVPRPTLSPPHYSPGCRIDPTGGIDKATASKAFQVWQESLPPTDICVFSDGSEQWQEGINLRWAPGHTGIEGNEAADTLAGEGALRGSAIGMEAEPTISGIRSIFRELRNEARLRWWDTVSQKLSQWYRRWSDTYEIDSLPELELRRPALHRWLALRSSHGDFDWYHRKFNHEDAKLDCSCGRRKSPEHLALCHKTQRSFRHWPKRPPTPPTDRTEAVAYLRSLDPKQFVELLELTSFYSRVCTR, from the exons ATGGCTGGTCCATCCACCCCCGACCGTCCCATGGACGCGCGAAATGCCGAATACACTCGGCCCCCcgaccccccctcccctaccaacctcaacacgcGCGCTGGAAAACGGATGAAAGCACCAAAGGGCCAGCTGCCCCCCGGTCCTCTCCCAAAAGGTGCCAGCGCCATAACCACAACCGTGtccgcctctgctgccatcaccgagcggCTGGACGCAAAGGCCCGAGAGGCCAAACTCCTGAGGGAGGTCTTTGAGACCTTCGCCAAGACGGTTGACACCTTCGTCGCCTCTTGCAAAGACGACAAGCGACCCATCGCACACCAGATTAGCTCCCAGGTGGTGAATTTCATTTCTACAACCTACTTTGCGAGCACCGATGGCAACGACTTCGTCCCGATCAGGGCCCGAAGCGACCCGGAGACAACCTCCAAAAAACCCACAACCTGGGCGGGGATCGCCCAGACCCCGAAAAACCCTGACATCGAATCTCAGGCAAAGGGTACCCACCGGGTAGCCATATCCAGTAAGGCCGCCCCGACGTCGGCCCGGAGTGGGTCAACCCTCACCTCCCAACAAAGAGACGACCCTCGCATCCTGGTAGTCCTAAAGCAGGAAGACCGCCTTGCTCGCAAGGAACCATATGCGATACGAAAACAACTCGAGAGTGCCCTCAAAGGAGTCACACCTCACACCGACATTCCTAAGATCACCCGCACTGCCACAGGGTGGGCGATCACGCCCGGCCCCCTAGCCCGCCCTAGCCTCATCACTGAACAGGggctcaatgccatcaaggacGCACTAAACGCCCACAGCGTTAAAGTCCCCCAGAAATGGTACAACTATGCGGTCCCCGGAGTACCCCCCTCGATACAAGCCTGGGACGGCACCCTTATCCAGACCGGCTCtgtgattgaagatgaggtcttCGCGCAGACGAAGCTTAAGCCAGTCAGCTGCCGTGCCTCGAGGCATGGAGCCAGCCCCACCAACCACAACATCACCTGGgtgatctctttcctcaGCCCAGTTGCCCCATTCACGCTCTTCAGCTGCAGCAGCGTCGCCAgggccattctaaagaagccgcagatccaacaccataATCCTGGCTGCCAAAGCTACTGTCACGCAGCCCGGTGCAATCGTACCCCCCGCTGCTCGAACTGCGCAGCCCCAACGAACGAGCATAACGGCCCCTCCGGGGCTAATTGCACTAACCCGGTTAGATGCGCCAACTGTCACGGCCCACGACCTTCAGGGCACACTGACTGCCCAGTCCGCCCTTCtcgcactgcgaagggaacaCTTAGCTTCCCCTCCCGAGCTGAGGTTGATAAATTCCGACGATACGGCGACAGATGGTATAGAGATGCCCACTCTACACCTACTCCACCACAAAACGACGACACCTCCCCTACGGCACCCACCAGCAAGAGGAAAGTCCCCCGGGTCGGGGAGGACGGTTTCCAAACTGTCACTAGGCCGTCCAGGAAAGCAGCCTTTAAAGGCAACTTCGCGTGGAC ACGCGCGCGGCGCGTACGACCCTCGGTCCCACGGGAGGTCCTAGTCTTCTGGGCCAACGTCCGAAGACAGACGGCGTGTCACACAACCGCCCTCCAACTTGCTTACGAATCCGcatgcgatgtggtctgcatccaggagccctacgtctctgctccaacaaagaaaacgggacACCCGGCATACGATTGCTACGCCCCGACCGACGAGTGGAATAGCTCTGACCCTACCTCCTTCGAATTGGAGAGACCACGAGTTCTTACCTACGTGAGGAAAAACTCCGGCCTCAATGCCCAACAACACCGGTctagccaagaccgagacctcctctgggtcaatgtcaatggctttctcatactcaatatctaccgccaaccgaccacagacaaagtcattgactATGTAACCAACCTCGCCCCCCCACAGAACTCCCTAATCGGAGGGGATTTCAACGCTAGGAACGAAGCCTTCGAACCCGGCGTCGCTAACGCTAACCGCGGAGGCGAAATTGCACAGTGGTCAAGcgacagcggccttgatttcatcggagaaccaggagtgcccactcaccaggcgggacacgtcctcgatctcactttctccaacatACCCTACGCCTCGACAGTCGTCAGGGAAGACCTTGCCACCGGGTCTGACCATGAGTCCCTCGTCACTCGCATCCCGGGTCGCGGCAGGGTCCCCCTCGAACAATACAACTATAGAGTTCCCGAGTCTAAGCTACCAAAACTGTCTTCCCTCATCGGGACTGGGATCCGCTCCCTACCGGACCCAAGCAGCATCGAGACCCATGATCAACTAGACCAGTTCGCGGCGACTCTCACAGCACTTTTCCAGGACGCTATAAAGACAGCCGGGTCCCTGAACCGCACTCATACCTTCACCACCCCGTGGTGGACCTCCGAATGCCAAGCCAAGCGCCAACAGTGGCTAGGCGTAAGACACACGGATCCAGATAAGGCTGACACCGCTAAaagagcttttctctcctgtgTACGCTCCTCGAAAAGGGCCTACTGGAGGGACCGCATTGACAATATCAAAACGGACTCTGACCTAtacaatatcatcagctggcaTAAATTGGGCACCGACCTTAAGGCCCCTCCCCTTCTCGTCGATGGCCTCCCTGTGGAGGACACCATGGAAAAGGCGGAGGCCCTACGCCGCGCAGTCCTTGGCCGTTTTAGCCCAGACGACGACCTACCAACGGACCCTATCCCtatcaccacaacctccagccttccatggctacaatctgtcacaatggaagaa aatgtcagactcctcgctaaggacgttcagagcattcttgcctggggagaatataataaagtggccttcgcccccgagaaactagagatgatccatatcactagacatcgaggggatgagtccccttcaattgtagtcaacgaccggctcaccatcgaccccgttcaggccaagaaaccaggatacacacccactctccgctggctgggagtctttttcgatagaaagctcacatggagaagccacattctcgcccgggcgggcaaggcacgcgctgtcgcacaacatatccgcaatctggcccgcacgacctgcggcccgcccgcgagctcacttcgcaaagcagtcatcacctgtgttataccctccctaacgttcggaactgaggcctggtatggcggccggaataggcccgcaaaacaggctagcaagggcaccgtcagcgcccgtgttggctggcatatcaatgtcatcgagtcgaccctggcactcgccatccgcggcgtcctccctgtatggcgcaccacaccaactccctcgctctttagggacgcgggaatcccgtctggatacgccacacttgaagaggcgaaactacggttcgctctaaggcttaacaccatccacaaaggtcacacccttgtccgtcgcattcgacccccgatgatcacccgaggccgcggcaccggcacccgccaaccggcaaagacaattatccagagacttgggagcatcctcccggaagtcccaagaccgaccctctcccccccgcactactcaccgggctgcagaatagatcctacagggggtatagataaggcgaccgcgtctaaagctttccaagtctggcaggaatcactcccacccacagatatctgcgtcttctcagatggctccgagcagtggcaggagggcatcaa tctccgatgggcccctgggcacactgggatcgaagggaacgaagctgctgacaccttagccggtgaaggcgcgctacgcggtagtgctatagggatggaagccgaacccacgattagcgggatccgatccatcttccgggaacttcggaacgaggctcgcttgcgctggtgggacacggtctctcaaaaactctcccagtggtaccgacgctggtcagacacctacgagattgattcactgccggaactcgaactccgacgaccagcgctccaccgctggcttgccctccgctcgtcgcatggcgacttcgactggtaccaccgcaagttcaaccacgaagacgccaaactcgactgctcatgcggccgccgaaagtcaccagagcacctcgctctctgccacaaaacccagaggtctttccgacactggccaaaacgccccccgacacctccaaccgacaggacagaggcagtcgcctaccttcgcagcctggaccccaagcagtttgttgaactactggagctcacaagcttctactcgcgggtctgcacgaggtaa